A genome region from Pseudomonas pergaminensis includes the following:
- a CDS encoding TIM barrel protein, producing the protein MSPFKLAVSAEMVFLDLPFVERVQRIHALGFSAEIWNWTDKDIAALVATGADFTSMTGYISGTLTDPGGIRQLLDSARESLGVAERLNCPSLNLHGTGLGEGGLPVQPVSQTTGRMWLSACKTLEKIARLGEDAGRVFLLENLNTAVDHPGTPFARADDTLALIEAVGSPYLKMNLDLYHAQIGEGNLIELIQRAGPHIGEIQVADVPGRQEPGTGEIHYPAVAKALHAIGYSGVVGLEGWASGDSELALARFRQAFTL; encoded by the coding sequence ATGAGCCCCTTCAAGCTGGCCGTCAGCGCGGAGATGGTGTTTCTCGACCTGCCCTTTGTCGAGCGCGTACAGCGCATTCATGCGCTGGGCTTCAGTGCCGAAATCTGGAACTGGACAGACAAGGACATCGCCGCCCTGGTCGCTACCGGCGCCGACTTCACCTCCATGACCGGCTACATCAGCGGTACCCTCACCGACCCCGGCGGTATCCGCCAACTGCTCGACAGCGCCCGCGAATCCTTAGGGGTCGCCGAACGACTGAATTGCCCCAGCCTCAACCTGCACGGCACCGGCCTGGGTGAAGGCGGCCTGCCCGTACAACCGGTGAGCCAGACCACCGGACGCATGTGGCTGAGCGCCTGCAAGACCCTGGAAAAAATCGCCCGCTTGGGGGAAGACGCCGGCCGTGTGTTCCTGCTGGAAAACCTCAACACAGCAGTTGACCACCCCGGCACCCCGTTCGCCCGCGCCGACGACACCCTGGCGCTGATCGAGGCCGTGGGCAGCCCGTACCTGAAGATGAATTTGGACCTGTACCACGCGCAGATCGGCGAAGGAAATTTGATCGAACTGATCCAGCGCGCCGGCCCCCACATCGGCGAAATCCAGGTAGCCGACGTGCCGGGACGCCAGGAGCCCGGCACTGGCGAGATCCACTACCCGGCCGTCGCCAAAGCCTTGCACGCCATAGGCTACAGCGGCGTGGTCGGCCTGGAAGGCTGGGCCAGCGGCGACAGCGAGCTGGCCCTGGCGCGTTTCCGCCAGGCGTTCACCCTATAA
- a CDS encoding MFS transporter yields the protein MNDCVAQAARPAQVAPDAPAWMAVFSLAMGVFGLLTAEYLPASLLTPMALDLGVSEALAGQAVTVTAVVALFAGLLVPGLTRGIDRRMVLLGFSLLMIASNLLVAFSSSLAVLLLMRILLGVALGGFWSMAAAVAMRLVPAALLPRALSIIFSGIAVGTVVAVPLGSYLGGLYGWRSAFLAAAAVGGVTLAFQLFTLPPLAPTGSARLRTVLDVLLRPGIAIGMLGCVLVHTGHFALFTYIRPFLESTTGVGSEGLALMLLGFGAANFVGTLLAGWMLVRYPRGTLVLMPVLVGVAALALVLLPASLPGQALLLALWGMAFGGVPVAWSNWVARAVPDQAESAGGMVVASVQSAIAAGAAGGGAMFSLSGISGVFLGAGVLMLLAALLIALRVTVSSNVAVGAPLHL from the coding sequence ATGAATGATTGTGTAGCCCAAGCCGCTCGCCCTGCCCAGGTGGCGCCCGATGCGCCCGCCTGGATGGCGGTATTTTCCCTGGCCATGGGGGTGTTCGGCTTGTTGACGGCCGAATACCTGCCGGCCAGCCTGCTGACGCCGATGGCGCTGGACCTTGGCGTGTCGGAAGCGCTGGCCGGCCAAGCCGTGACCGTGACGGCCGTGGTGGCGTTGTTCGCCGGGTTGCTGGTACCGGGCCTCACGCGTGGGATCGACCGGCGCATGGTGCTGCTGGGATTCTCCCTGCTGATGATTGCATCCAACCTGTTGGTGGCGTTTTCCTCCAGCCTGGCGGTGCTGCTGTTGATGCGCATCCTGCTGGGTGTGGCCCTGGGAGGCTTCTGGAGCATGGCGGCGGCGGTCGCGATGCGCCTGGTACCGGCGGCGCTGCTGCCCCGTGCGCTGTCGATCATCTTCAGTGGCATTGCCGTGGGCACGGTGGTTGCCGTGCCGTTGGGCAGCTACCTGGGCGGCCTGTATGGCTGGCGCAGTGCATTTTTGGCGGCGGCAGCGGTCGGCGGGGTGACGCTGGCGTTCCAGCTGTTCACGTTGCCACCGTTGGCCCCGACGGGCAGCGCACGCTTGCGCACGGTACTGGATGTGCTGCTGCGCCCTGGCATCGCCATCGGCATGTTGGGCTGTGTGCTGGTACACACCGGGCACTTCGCGCTGTTCACCTACATCCGGCCGTTCCTCGAAAGCACAACGGGCGTGGGCAGCGAAGGGCTGGCGTTGATGCTGCTGGGGTTCGGTGCAGCCAACTTCGTCGGCACGCTGTTGGCCGGTTGGATGCTGGTGCGTTATCCGCGCGGCACCTTGGTGCTGATGCCGGTATTGGTCGGCGTCGCAGCGCTGGCCCTGGTGTTGCTGCCGGCCTCGCTGCCAGGCCAGGCCTTGCTGCTGGCGTTGTGGGGCATGGCGTTTGGCGGGGTGCCGGTGGCGTGGTCGAACTGGGTGGCCCGCGCCGTGCCGGATCAGGCTGAAAGTGCCGGTGGCATGGTGGTGGCATCCGTGCAATCGGCCATTGCGGCGGGTGCGGCCGGTGGGGGCGCGATGTTCAGTCTCAGTGGCATCAGCGGGGTGTTTCTAGGCGCCGGTGTGTTGATGTTGTTGGCCGCCTTGTTGATTGCACTGCGGGTAACAGTGTCGAGCAATGTGGCCGTGGGTGCACCGCTGCATCTTTGA
- a CDS encoding AraC family transcriptional regulator has translation MQTLEFLTETPNMTAAAPFNLSSDLIDELLRGMRLRGVQYRRIQAGPTFGMGFDARPGHAYFHLLAAGTATLRTDDGSLFELSAGNAVFISHGGAHALLSSADRPVQDIGGFDTTPLGETVCAVDASPDSPPSTLLFSACMEFELGSLQGLGSLMPALMLIDAQGQRYPGLMPILAVMEREVAAARVGYPGILTRLADVVAAMIVRGWVECACGNASGLVAALRDSRLAGALLVLHQQPGRDWSVAELAAQCHTSRSVFAERFQATLGLPPLRYMTELRMRLASQWLTLERLPIEEVALRLGYTSQAAFSRAFKRITGQPPGASRQNIRRPA, from the coding sequence ATGCAAACCCTTGAGTTTTTGACCGAAACCCCGAACATGACTGCAGCGGCGCCCTTCAACCTGTCCTCCGACCTTATCGACGAACTGCTGCGCGGCATGCGCCTGCGCGGCGTGCAGTACCGACGCATCCAGGCCGGACCGACCTTCGGCATGGGCTTTGACGCCAGACCGGGGCATGCCTACTTCCACCTCCTCGCCGCAGGAACGGCCACCCTGCGCACCGATGACGGCAGCCTGTTCGAATTGTCGGCGGGCAATGCCGTGTTCATCTCCCACGGCGGTGCCCATGCGCTGCTGTCCAGTGCGGACAGGCCGGTGCAGGACATCGGCGGCTTTGACACGACACCACTGGGCGAGACCGTCTGTGCCGTGGATGCATCACCGGACTCACCGCCGAGCACGTTGCTGTTCAGCGCCTGCATGGAGTTCGAACTCGGCAGTCTCCAGGGGCTCGGCAGCCTGATGCCAGCCTTGATGCTGATCGATGCCCAGGGCCAGCGTTACCCCGGCCTGATGCCAATCCTGGCGGTGATGGAGCGCGAAGTCGCCGCGGCCCGCGTCGGCTACCCCGGCATCCTCACGCGTCTGGCCGATGTGGTGGCTGCCATGATTGTGCGGGGTTGGGTGGAATGCGCCTGCGGCAATGCCTCGGGGCTGGTGGCCGCGTTGCGCGACTCACGCCTGGCGGGCGCCCTGCTCGTGCTGCACCAGCAACCCGGGCGCGATTGGAGCGTGGCCGAACTGGCCGCGCAGTGTCACACCTCCCGCTCGGTATTCGCCGAGCGCTTCCAGGCCACCCTGGGCCTCCCGCCACTGCGCTACATGACGGAACTGCGCATGCGCCTGGCCAGCCAATGGCTGACCCTGGAGCGTTTACCCATCGAAGAAGTGGCGCTGCGCCTGGGCTACACCTCCCAGGCAGCGTTCAGCCGTGCATTCAAGCGCATTACCGGCCAGCCACCGGGGGCCAGCCGGCAGAACATCAGGCGTCCTGCCTGA
- a CDS encoding sugar ABC transporter substrate-binding protein, whose amino-acid sequence MNRYSLFAATLLLLFSQWTFAAYRIGVSIARVDDNFMTYVRTGLEAAAKQQDVQIQFEDAQGDVVRQLNQVEGFLNQKVDAVIVLPVDTAATANMTRAAVAAKTPLVYVNRHPDERTLPKGVVTVASNDIEAGQLQMRYLAEKLGGKGNVAIIMGDLAQNATHDRTEGAKQVLKEFPGIKVVEQQSAEWQRSKGMDLTSNWLLAGTQFDAIVANNDEMAIGAAMALQQAGKTKGEVAIVGIDGLPDGLAAIKRGLLTASVFQDPKAQATQAVQAAVRMIKGEAIESEMWVPFELIKPEQVAVFEQRYK is encoded by the coding sequence ATGAATCGCTATTCGTTGTTTGCTGCCACCTTGTTGCTGCTGTTCAGCCAATGGACCTTTGCCGCCTATCGCATCGGCGTGAGCATCGCCCGGGTCGACGATAACTTCATGACCTACGTGCGCACCGGCCTGGAAGCGGCCGCCAAGCAGCAGGATGTGCAGATCCAGTTCGAAGACGCCCAGGGCGACGTAGTGCGCCAGCTTAATCAGGTCGAGGGCTTCCTCAACCAGAAGGTCGACGCGGTGATCGTACTGCCGGTGGACACCGCCGCCACCGCCAACATGACCCGTGCTGCCGTGGCGGCCAAGACGCCGCTGGTGTACGTCAACCGTCACCCGGACGAACGCACCCTGCCCAAGGGCGTGGTCACCGTGGCCTCCAACGACATCGAGGCCGGGCAGTTGCAGATGCGCTACCTGGCGGAAAAACTCGGCGGCAAGGGCAATGTGGCGATCATCATGGGCGACCTTGCGCAGAACGCCACCCATGACCGCACCGAGGGCGCCAAACAGGTGCTCAAGGAGTTTCCCGGTATCAAGGTGGTCGAGCAGCAAAGCGCCGAATGGCAACGCAGCAAGGGCATGGACCTGACCAGCAACTGGCTGCTGGCAGGCACGCAGTTCGATGCCATCGTAGCCAACAACGATGAAATGGCGATTGGCGCGGCCATGGCTTTGCAGCAGGCGGGAAAAACCAAGGGTGAAGTGGCGATTGTGGGTATCGATGGCTTGCCCGATGGGCTGGCAGCGATCAAGCGGGGGTTGCTGACGGCGTCCGTGTTCCAGGACCCGAAGGCCCAGGCTACCCAGGCCGTGCAGGCGGCGGTGCGAATGATCAAGGGCGAGGCGATTGAGTCGGAGATGTGGGTGCCGTTCGAACTGATCAAGCCCGAGCAAGTGGCGGTGTTCGAGCAGCGCTACAAGTAG
- a CDS encoding sigma-54 interaction domain-containing protein, producing the protein MSMAFSVQDLDYLTTLGPAALNDGPVAALEQAWRDCLAGQVERPAPVRQVIWDSWRRSVEAGIDPADNAYRFVAADTLTATLATHRVLIAAAAQVMHGLLAYNPRGHINLTDADGITLYFCGLDITPVGSRLLESVQGTNCTGLALAEDRLVYVLAEENFGIGLRQRRMHCAAAPIRNAQGRTVAMLTLTAEPGWFHFHTLGTVQAAAEAVSRQMALQALLEEQQAVLEVLNEGLVVLDERGCIKALNRYARQLFGVGLELVGRPFQHLGRSELSDVLGEPVRDLDCTFHLANRGQLACLVSVCPLEQGGVIVSLRENRRIREITRRLIGTQASYTFETIQGNSRAIHDALHLGRIASRSDSTTLILGESGTGKELFAQAIHNGSDRQKGPFVAVNCGAIPRDLVQSELFGHVEGAFTGATRGGSAGKFELADGGTIFLDEIGDMSFDAQVSLLRVLQEGEITRVGAKNSRQVDVRIIAATHRNLSQAVAQGAFREDLYYRLNVLNLTVPPLRMRREDIPLLARHFLARCARSLRKSVQGFSPEAMALLSAYGWPGNVRELENSIERATNLAMGELIQPADLPMETKQHTPLRAYEPQPAQDLSSHEMHAIVAALQNTGGNIRLAARQLNVSRGGLYNKMSRFGLSASDFRGA; encoded by the coding sequence ATGAGCATGGCCTTCAGTGTGCAAGACCTCGACTACCTGACGACCCTGGGGCCTGCGGCGCTGAATGACGGCCCGGTGGCCGCGCTGGAGCAGGCCTGGCGCGATTGCCTGGCTGGTCAGGTCGAGCGCCCGGCGCCCGTGCGCCAAGTGATCTGGGATTCGTGGCGGCGCAGCGTCGAGGCCGGTATTGATCCAGCCGACAACGCGTACCGCTTTGTCGCCGCCGACACGCTGACCGCCACCCTGGCCACCCACCGCGTGCTGATCGCCGCCGCCGCGCAAGTCATGCACGGCTTGCTGGCCTATAACCCGCGCGGCCATATCAACCTCACCGATGCCGACGGCATCACCCTGTATTTCTGTGGCCTGGACATCACCCCGGTGGGCAGCCGCCTGCTGGAGTCGGTGCAAGGCACCAACTGCACCGGCCTGGCCCTGGCCGAAGACCGCCTGGTGTACGTGCTGGCCGAGGAAAACTTCGGCATCGGCCTGCGCCAGCGCCGCATGCATTGCGCCGCCGCGCCGATCAGGAATGCCCAAGGCCGCACCGTGGCGATGCTGACCCTCACCGCCGAGCCTGGCTGGTTTCACTTCCATACCCTCGGCACGGTGCAGGCGGCCGCCGAAGCGGTGTCGCGGCAGATGGCGTTGCAGGCGTTGCTGGAGGAGCAGCAAGCGGTGCTCGAAGTCCTCAACGAAGGCCTGGTGGTGCTGGACGAGCGCGGCTGCATCAAGGCGCTCAACCGCTATGCCCGGCAGTTGTTCGGCGTAGGGCTGGAGCTGGTCGGGCGACCTTTCCAGCACCTGGGTCGTAGTGAGTTGAGCGACGTCCTTGGCGAGCCGGTGCGTGATCTCGATTGCACCTTCCACCTGGCTAACCGGGGCCAACTCGCCTGCCTGGTGTCGGTGTGCCCGCTGGAGCAGGGCGGGGTGATCGTGTCGCTGCGCGAAAACCGCCGCATCCGCGAAATCACCCGGCGCCTGATCGGCACCCAGGCCAGCTATACATTTGAAACCATCCAGGGCAACTCCCGAGCCATCCACGACGCCCTGCACCTGGGGCGTATCGCCAGTCGCAGCGACTCCACCACCCTGATCCTCGGCGAAAGTGGCACCGGCAAAGAGCTGTTCGCCCAGGCCATCCACAACGGCAGCGACCGCCAAAAAGGCCCTTTCGTGGCGGTCAACTGCGGGGCGATCCCCCGTGACCTGGTGCAAAGCGAACTGTTCGGCCATGTCGAAGGCGCGTTCACCGGCGCCACCCGTGGTGGTTCGGCGGGCAAGTTCGAGCTGGCGGACGGTGGCACCATTTTTCTGGATGAGATCGGCGATATGTCCTTCGATGCCCAGGTCAGCCTGTTGCGGGTCTTGCAGGAGGGGGAGATCACCCGCGTCGGCGCGAAAAACTCACGGCAAGTGGACGTGCGCATCATCGCCGCCACCCACCGCAACCTCAGCCAGGCCGTGGCACAAGGCGCGTTTCGCGAAGACCTCTACTACCGCCTCAACGTGCTCAACCTGACCGTGCCGCCCCTGCGCATGCGCCGCGAAGACATTCCGTTGCTGGCACGGCACTTCCTGGCGCGCTGTGCACGCTCGTTGCGTAAGTCGGTGCAGGGCTTTTCGCCGGAGGCGATGGCATTGCTGTCGGCCTATGGCTGGCCGGGCAATGTGCGGGAGTTGGAAAACAGTATTGAGCGGGCGACCAACCTGGCGATGGGCGAGCTGATTCAGCCTGCCGATCTGCCGATGGAAACCAAGCAGCACACCCCGTTGCGCGCCTATGAGCCGCAACCCGCCCAGGACTTGAGCAGCCACGAAATGCACGCCATCGTCGCCGCACTCCAGAACACCGGCGGCAACATCCGCCTGGCCGCCCGGCAACTGAACGTGTCGCGGGGCGGGCTGTACAACAAAATGAGCCGGTTCGGGCTGAGTGCCAGCGATTTTCGCGGCGCCTGA
- a CDS encoding Gfo/Idh/MocA family oxidoreductase, with translation MSTQNIRLGLIGAGRMGSFHGLTAARHIPGASLAAIADPTPGQAARLAAELGVSKVYTDPQQLLDDPDIDGVLIAAPARSHAELVISAARAGKGIFCEKPMAITLDEADRAIAAAADARVPLQVGFNRRFAKSFRTAHLDVAAGRIGTPQLLRSLTRDPALNNPAKSPQWVIFLETLIHDFDTLRYLNPGAEAVQVYVMADALIAPEYKSKGFLDTAVVAIRFDNGAIATAEANFQAVYGYDVRGEVFGSAGMLSMGSLNDSDLVRYLAQGIQADTQRLDTDLLRDAYIAELNHFVDCLRSGAKPLASGEDARAALAIARACIESFETGKAVAV, from the coding sequence ATGAGTACACAGAACATCCGCCTGGGCTTGATCGGTGCCGGCCGCATGGGCAGCTTCCACGGCCTGACCGCCGCGCGGCATATCCCCGGTGCCAGCCTGGCAGCGATTGCCGACCCGACGCCAGGCCAGGCCGCCCGCCTCGCCGCTGAACTGGGCGTGAGCAAGGTCTACACCGACCCGCAGCAGTTGCTCGACGACCCGGACATCGATGGCGTGTTGATCGCCGCTCCCGCCCGCAGCCACGCAGAGCTGGTGATCAGCGCCGCCCGCGCCGGCAAGGGCATCTTCTGCGAAAAACCCATGGCCATCACCCTCGATGAAGCCGACCGCGCTATCGCTGCCGCGGCCGATGCGCGAGTGCCGCTGCAAGTCGGGTTCAACCGGCGCTTCGCCAAGAGCTTTCGCACCGCGCACCTCGATGTCGCCGCCGGCCGCATCGGCACCCCGCAGTTGCTGCGCTCGCTGACCCGCGACCCGGCACTGAACAACCCGGCCAAGTCGCCGCAATGGGTGATCTTCCTGGAAACCCTGATCCACGACTTCGACACCCTGCGCTACCTCAACCCTGGCGCGGAGGCGGTGCAGGTCTACGTGATGGCCGACGCATTGATCGCGCCCGAATACAAAAGCAAAGGCTTCCTCGACACCGCCGTGGTCGCGATCCGCTTCGACAACGGCGCCATCGCCACCGCCGAGGCCAACTTCCAGGCGGTGTATGGCTACGACGTGCGCGGCGAGGTGTTCGGCAGCGCCGGCATGCTCAGCATGGGCAGCCTCAACGATTCCGACCTGGTGCGCTACCTGGCCCAGGGCATCCAGGCCGACACCCAGCGCCTGGACACCGACCTGTTGCGCGACGCCTATATCGCCGAGCTCAACCACTTCGTCGACTGCCTGCGCAGCGGCGCCAAGCCCCTGGCCAGTGGCGAAGACGCGCGTGCGGCATTGGCGATTGCCCGCGCCTGCATCGAGTCATTCGAAACCGGCAAGGCGGTGGCCGTATGA
- the yghU gene encoding glutathione-dependent disulfide-bond oxidoreductase has product MTDYVPPKVWTWETENGGTFASINRPVAGATHEKELPVGKHPLQLYSLATPNGQKVTILLEELLALGHSGAEYDAWLIKIGDGDQFGSGFVGVNPNSKIPALLDRSGAAPIRVFESGAILQYLAEKFGAFFPTEPAARAECLSWLFWQMGSAPYLGGGFGHFYAYAPSKMEYAINRFAMETKRQLDVLDQRLAVSEYIAGDEYTIADIAIWPWYGGLVKGRLYGAAEFLSVHEYTHVLRWADAIEARPAVQRGRRVNRVSGEPHEQLAERHDASDLD; this is encoded by the coding sequence ATGACCGATTACGTACCCCCGAAAGTGTGGACCTGGGAGACCGAGAATGGCGGCACTTTCGCCAGCATCAACCGGCCTGTGGCCGGCGCGACCCATGAAAAAGAATTGCCGGTGGGCAAGCATCCGTTGCAGTTGTACTCCCTGGCCACGCCCAACGGGCAGAAGGTTACGATCCTGCTGGAAGAACTGTTGGCCCTGGGGCACAGCGGTGCGGAATACGATGCCTGGCTGATCAAGATCGGTGATGGCGACCAGTTCGGCAGCGGCTTCGTGGGGGTGAACCCCAACTCCAAGATCCCGGCCCTGCTGGACCGCAGCGGCGCCGCGCCGATTCGGGTGTTCGAGTCCGGAGCGATCCTGCAATACCTGGCGGAGAAGTTCGGTGCGTTCTTCCCCACCGAACCCGCCGCCCGCGCCGAATGCCTGTCGTGGTTGTTCTGGCAGATGGGCAGCGCGCCGTATCTGGGCGGTGGTTTCGGACACTTCTATGCCTACGCGCCGAGCAAGATGGAATATGCGATCAACCGGTTCGCCATGGAGACCAAGCGTCAGCTCGATGTGCTCGACCAACGCCTGGCGGTGAGCGAATACATCGCGGGTGATGAGTACACCATCGCCGATATTGCGATTTGGCCGTGGTATGGCGGGCTGGTCAAAGGTCGCTTGTATGGCGCGGCGGAGTTCTTGTCGGTGCATGAGTACACGCACGTGTTGCGCTGGGCAGACGCGATCGAAGCGCGGCCGGCGGTGCAGCGCGGCCGGCGGGTGAATCGGGTGTCTGGTGAGCCCCATGAGCAATTGGCCGAGCGGCATGACGCAAGCGACCTGGACTAA
- the rtcR gene encoding RNA repair transcriptional activator RtcR, with translation MKHKRTVAIGFIGSKLDRVGKGANRWNHWRPSVGLCQQEDLQVDRLELIHDIDARDISLAERVCADIQQISPTTEVRLHPMPLNDPWDFEEVYGALHDFTAGYTFDTDREDYLVHITTGTHVAQICWFLLTEARNLPARLIQTAPSRRRDDTAPATGTHTLIDLDLSRYDRIASRFAHQRLEGLAFLKSGIATRNSAFNASIEQIERVAVRSTAPMLLIGPTGAGKSFLARRIYELKRSRHQVQGRFVEVNCATLRGDGAMSALFGHTKGAFTGAQNARDGLLRAADGGMLFLDEIGELGLDEQAMLLKAIEEKRFYPMGADREVASDFLIIAGTHRDLRGRVADGLFREDLYARINLWTFDLPGLAGRRQDIEPNIDFELERHAREQGRRVRFNLEARRRYLAFACSSEAAWLGNFRELSASITRMATLADSGRIDEAQVEEEIQRLRYAWGLTETHALLPVDLDLFDQLQLKAVIDVCLQSDSLSDAGRRLFGVSRQAKAQPNDADRLRKYLARFAIDWKQLKP, from the coding sequence ATGAAACACAAGCGCACGGTCGCCATCGGGTTTATCGGGTCCAAGCTGGACCGCGTTGGCAAGGGCGCCAACCGCTGGAATCACTGGCGCCCCAGTGTCGGCCTGTGCCAGCAAGAGGACCTGCAGGTCGATCGCCTGGAGCTGATCCACGACATTGACGCCCGTGACATCAGCCTGGCCGAGCGGGTATGCGCCGACATCCAGCAGATCTCGCCCACTACCGAGGTGCGCCTGCACCCCATGCCACTGAATGATCCCTGGGATTTCGAAGAGGTCTACGGCGCGCTGCACGACTTCACCGCCGGCTACACCTTCGACACCGACCGTGAGGACTACCTGGTCCACATCACCACCGGCACCCATGTGGCACAGATTTGCTGGTTCCTGCTTACCGAGGCGCGCAACCTGCCGGCGCGCCTGATCCAGACAGCCCCCAGTCGCCGCCGGGACGACACCGCTCCCGCCACCGGCACCCACACCTTGATCGATCTCGACCTGTCGCGCTACGACCGCATCGCCTCGCGCTTCGCCCACCAACGCCTGGAAGGCCTGGCCTTCCTCAAGTCCGGGATCGCCACGCGCAACAGTGCGTTCAATGCTTCCATCGAACAGATCGAGCGCGTGGCCGTGCGCTCCACCGCGCCCATGCTGCTGATCGGCCCCACCGGCGCAGGCAAATCCTTCCTCGCCCGGCGCATTTACGAACTCAAGCGCAGCCGCCACCAGGTGCAGGGGCGCTTTGTCGAAGTCAACTGCGCCACCTTGCGTGGCGATGGCGCAATGTCGGCTTTGTTCGGGCACACCAAGGGCGCCTTCACCGGCGCGCAAAACGCCCGTGACGGCCTGCTGCGCGCGGCGGATGGCGGCATGTTGTTCCTTGATGAGATCGGCGAACTGGGCCTGGATGAACAGGCGATGCTGCTCAAGGCCATCGAAGAAAAACGCTTCTACCCCATGGGTGCCGACCGTGAAGTGGCCAGCGACTTCCTGATCATCGCCGGCACCCACCGCGACCTGCGCGGGCGCGTGGCCGATGGGCTGTTTCGCGAAGACCTGTATGCGCGCATCAACCTGTGGACCTTCGACCTGCCAGGCCTGGCAGGACGGCGTCAAGACATCGAACCCAATATCGATTTCGAACTGGAGCGCCACGCCCGCGAACAAGGTCGTCGCGTGCGTTTCAACCTGGAGGCGCGCCGCCGCTACCTGGCGTTCGCCTGTTCCAGCGAAGCGGCATGGCTCGGCAACTTTCGCGAGCTGTCGGCGTCCATCACGCGCATGGCCACCCTGGCCGACAGCGGGCGTATCGATGAAGCCCAGGTCGAAGAGGAAATCCAGCGCCTGCGCTACGCCTGGGGGCTGACCGAAACCCATGCACTGCTGCCGGTCGATCTGGACCTGTTCGACCAGCTGCAACTCAAGGCGGTGATCGACGTGTGCCTGCAATCCGACAGCCTTTCGGACGCCGGCCGACGACTGTTCGGGGTTTCGCGCCAGGCCAAGGCACAACCCAATGACGCGGACCGCCTGCGAAAGTACCTGGCGCGCTTTGCCATTGATTGGAAGCAGTTGAAGCCTTAG
- a CDS encoding glutathione S-transferase encodes MKLIGMLDSPYVRRVAISLDLYGVDFVHEPLSVFSTFTEFSQINPVVKAPTLVLDDGTVLMDSSLILDYLETLAPADKKLLPPSPAGRAHDLHILGLALAACEKSVQIVYEHNLRPAEKLHAPWLDRVSGQLLAAYSLLEKQLPDSQELTQASLTAAVAWSFSQFTVASVVKADAFPNLKRHTERLEQHPAFKRYPIE; translated from the coding sequence ATGAAACTGATCGGCATGCTGGACTCGCCCTACGTACGCCGCGTGGCCATTTCCCTGGACCTTTATGGCGTGGATTTTGTGCATGAACCGCTGTCGGTGTTCAGCACGTTCACCGAGTTTTCCCAGATCAACCCGGTGGTCAAGGCGCCGACCCTGGTGCTGGATGACGGCACGGTGCTGATGGATTCCAGCCTGATCCTCGACTATCTGGAAACCCTGGCCCCGGCCGATAAAAAGCTGCTGCCCCCTTCCCCCGCAGGTCGTGCCCATGACCTGCATATCCTTGGCTTGGCCCTGGCGGCCTGCGAGAAAAGCGTGCAGATCGTTTACGAACACAACCTGCGCCCGGCCGAAAAGCTGCATGCGCCCTGGCTGGATCGCGTCAGCGGGCAATTGCTGGCGGCCTACTCGCTGCTGGAAAAGCAACTGCCTGACAGTCAGGAGTTGACCCAGGCTTCCCTGACGGCGGCAGTCGCCTGGTCGTTCAGCCAGTTCACCGTGGCGTCGGTGGTCAAGGCCGATGCGTTCCCAAACCTCAAACGCCACACCGAGCGGCTGGAACAGCACCCGGCTTTCAAGCGTTACCCGATCGAATAA